CAGCCGAAAAAGAAAAAGATCGCCAGCATGCCCAGGCCAAGCGGCCGCGACAGCCGGTTGTAATATGACCACGCCCCGAACATTGCCAGCGCCGCCCACACGCCGCTGCTGAACCAGGTCCCGCCCACCGGGATGCACCACAGCAAGGCCACCACCGACCACAGGATCGCCGGCACCGCCAGCACGTGGATCTGCTGGTTGGTCGCATTGCGGTGGTCGTCGGAATAACTGGCGAAATAGCGCTCGAGCGGGCGCGCGGTCGTGGTGCGTTCGGTCATGTTCCCTCCCAGGAATGGCCCAAGCATACGCGCGCGGATGGCCGCAGTGGCGCTTGCGGGGCAGCTGCCGGGAACAGAACCTGCCACGCACCAGCGCGTGGCAGGTTGCCTGTGTTGCGTATCACGCTCCGCGCACTGGCAATTGCCCGCCAGGCGGGCGAGGG
The nucleotide sequence above comes from Xanthomonas campestris pv. campestris str. ATCC 33913. Encoded proteins:
- a CDS encoding DUF962 domain-containing protein — encoded protein: MTERTTTARPLERYFASYSDDHRNATNQQIHVLAVPAILWSVVALLWCIPVGGTWFSSGVWAALAMFGAWSYYNRLSRPLGLGMLAIFFFFGCLCRLIEGRLGLGGLFTLAVTVFVLAWIAQFVGHKIEGRKPSFLTDLTYLLIGPLWVLAKLYRHLGWRF